One Pseudomonas sp. MH9.2 DNA segment encodes these proteins:
- the nuoH gene encoding NADH-quinone oxidoreductase subunit NuoH has product MTWFTPEVIDSIISVVKAIVILLAVVVCGALLSWVERRLLALWQDRYGPNRVGPFGAFQIAADMIKMFFKEDWTPPFADKVIFTLAPVVAMSALLIAFAIIPITPTWGVADLNIGLLFFFAMAGLSVYAVLFAGWSSNNKFALLGSLRASAQTVSYEVFMGLALMGIVVQVGSFNMRDIVEYQAQNLWFIIPQFFGFCTFFIAGVAVTHRHPFDQPEAEQELADGYHIEYAGMKWGMFFVGEYIGIVLISALLVTLFFGGWHGPFDILPSLSFFWFALKTAFFIMLFILLRASIPRPRYDQVMDFSWKFCLPLTLINLLVTAAIVLLNTPAVAAQ; this is encoded by the coding sequence ATGACCTGGTTTACCCCTGAAGTGATCGACTCGATCATCTCGGTCGTCAAAGCCATTGTGATTCTGCTGGCCGTCGTGGTCTGCGGCGCGCTGCTGAGCTGGGTCGAGCGTCGTTTGCTCGCCCTTTGGCAGGACCGTTATGGTCCGAACCGGGTTGGCCCTTTCGGTGCTTTCCAGATCGCTGCCGACATGATCAAGATGTTCTTCAAGGAAGACTGGACACCACCGTTCGCCGACAAGGTGATTTTCACCCTGGCACCGGTCGTGGCCATGAGCGCCTTGCTGATTGCGTTCGCAATCATCCCGATCACCCCGACCTGGGGCGTGGCGGATCTGAACATCGGCTTGCTGTTCTTCTTCGCCATGGCCGGCTTGTCGGTCTATGCGGTGCTGTTCGCCGGCTGGTCGAGCAACAACAAGTTCGCCCTGCTCGGCAGTCTGCGGGCTTCAGCTCAGACCGTGTCCTATGAAGTGTTCATGGGCCTGGCGCTGATGGGCATCGTGGTGCAGGTTGGCTCGTTCAACATGCGCGATATCGTCGAGTACCAGGCACAGAATCTGTGGTTCATCATTCCGCAGTTCTTCGGCTTTTGTACGTTCTTTATCGCAGGCGTTGCGGTGACTCACCGTCACCCATTCGACCAACCGGAAGCAGAACAAGAGTTGGCCGATGGTTACCACATCGAATATGCCGGCATGAAGTGGGGCATGTTCTTCGTCGGCGAGTACATCGGTATCGTGCTGATCTCGGCGCTGCTGGTGACCTTGTTCTTCGGCGGCTGGCATGGCCCGTTCGACATCCTGCCTTCGCTGTCGTTCTTCTGGTTCGCCCTGAAGACCGCGTTTTTCATCATGCTCTTCATTCTGTTGCGCGCCTCTATCCCGCGTCCACGGTATGACCAGGTGATGGATTTCAGCTGGAAATTCTGCCTGCCGCTGACCCTGATCAATTTGCTGGTGACCGCTGCGATCGTGTTGTTGAACACGCCCGCTGTCGCGGCTCAGTGA
- the nuoM gene encoding NADH-quinone oxidoreductase subunit M: MILPWLILIPFIGGLLCWLGERFSSTLPRWIALLTMSLELALGLWLWTHGDFHFAPAPGVDPTWVVEFKHQWIERFGISVHLALDGLSLLMVLLTGLLGVLSVLCSWKEIQRNVGFFHLNLMWILGGVVGVFLAIDLFMFFFFWEVMLVPMYFLIALWGHSSSDGKKTRIYAATKFFIFTQASGLIMLVAILGLVLVNFNTTGVITFDYTELLKTKLAPGTEYILMLGFFVAFAVKLPVVPFHSWLPDAHAQAPTAGSVDLAGILLKTAAYGLLRFALPLFPNASAEFAPIAMTLGLIGIFYGAFLAFAQTDIKRLVAFSSVSHMGFVLIGIYSGSQQALQGAVIQMLAHGISAAALFILSGQLYERMHTRDMREMGGLWSRIAYLPAISLFFAAASLGLPGTGNFVGEFLILMGTFVSAPWITAIATSGLVLGSVYSLIMIHRAYFGPSKSDAVLAGMDARELIMVLGLAALLVWIGIYPQPFLDTSAATMHGVQQWLGTAFTQLASAR, translated from the coding sequence ATGATTCTGCCTTGGCTAATCCTGATCCCCTTTATCGGCGGCCTGCTGTGCTGGCTGGGTGAGCGCTTCAGCTCTACCCTGCCACGCTGGATTGCGCTGTTGACCATGTCTCTGGAACTTGCCCTCGGCCTCTGGCTGTGGACCCATGGAGACTTCCACTTTGCTCCGGCGCCTGGCGTCGACCCCACATGGGTTGTCGAATTCAAGCATCAGTGGATCGAACGCTTCGGCATCAGTGTGCACCTGGCCCTAGACGGCCTGTCGCTGCTGATGGTGTTGCTGACCGGCCTGCTCGGCGTGCTGTCGGTGTTGTGTTCGTGGAAAGAGATCCAGCGTAACGTTGGCTTCTTCCACCTCAACCTGATGTGGATCCTGGGCGGCGTGGTTGGCGTGTTCCTCGCCATCGACCTGTTCATGTTCTTCTTCTTCTGGGAAGTGATGCTGGTGCCGATGTACTTCCTCATCGCGCTCTGGGGTCATAGTTCATCGGACGGCAAGAAGACCCGGATCTACGCGGCGACCAAGTTCTTCATCTTCACTCAAGCCAGCGGCCTGATCATGTTGGTGGCGATCCTGGGTCTGGTGCTGGTCAACTTCAACACCACCGGTGTGATCACGTTCGACTACACCGAGCTACTCAAGACGAAGCTGGCACCCGGCACTGAATACATTCTAATGCTGGGCTTTTTCGTCGCCTTCGCGGTGAAGCTGCCAGTCGTGCCGTTCCACTCCTGGCTGCCGGACGCTCACGCTCAAGCACCGACCGCAGGTTCCGTCGATTTGGCCGGTATCCTGCTGAAAACAGCTGCTTATGGCTTGCTACGCTTCGCCCTGCCGCTGTTCCCCAACGCATCGGCAGAGTTCGCGCCCATTGCCATGACCCTGGGCCTGATCGGTATCTTCTACGGTGCGTTCCTCGCGTTCGCCCAGACCGATATCAAGCGCCTGGTCGCGTTCTCCAGCGTCTCGCACATGGGGTTCGTGTTGATCGGTATCTACTCCGGTAGCCAGCAAGCCCTGCAGGGTGCCGTGATTCAGATGCTCGCTCACGGCATCTCGGCAGCCGCACTGTTTATCCTCAGCGGCCAGTTGTACGAACGCATGCACACCCGTGATATGCGCGAAATGGGAGGGTTGTGGTCACGCATCGCTTACCTGCCAGCGATCAGCCTGTTCTTCGCGGCCGCGTCCCTCGGCTTGCCTGGCACCGGTAACTTCGTTGGCGAGTTCCTGATTCTGATGGGCACTTTTGTCAGCGCGCCCTGGATCACCGCGATTGCAACGTCTGGCCTGGTACTCGGCTCGGTCTACTCGTTGATCATGATCCACCGCGCCTACTTCGGCCCTTCCAAGTCGGATGCAGTTCTGGCCGGGATGGATGCACGTGAATTGATCATGGTGCTGGGGCTGGCGGCACTGCTGGTCTGGATCGGCATTTACCCGCAACCGTTCCTCGATACCTCTGCCGCTACGATGCATGGCGTGCAGCAATGGCTCGGCACCGCCTTCACTCAACTTGCTTCGGCCCGGTAG
- a CDS encoding ATP-binding protein, with the protein MRSIQARLSLGLISVLLIIGLVLAQTSLWLFELGLQRYLESGLRNESQNLLVALARGPEGLQLDERHLTPAYQQPYSGHYFQVDFPGGHWRSRSLWDIEFPTPETPGLHTNFELGQSGQSLLVLRADYRRFGQVISITVAQDYTPVEASFQRVQQIGLGLGGAALILILVLQRLTVCRALRPLENAREQIAQLQQGLRSQLDDQVPVELEPLVAQINHLLAHTEDSLKRSRNALGNMGHALKTPLAVLVSLAASETLDAYPALRSTLREQLEQIQQRLTRELNRARLSGDALPGAQFDCDAELPGLFATLGMIHGDHLEMSWVVTPGLRLPWDREDLLELMGNLLDNACKWADSVVRLSITHRSKSYCLLIDDDGPGIPETRRDEVLGRGSRLDEQVNGHGLGLGIVRDIVDAWGGQLKLLSSPLGGLQVHIDLPERTMLDHSGTTVNFH; encoded by the coding sequence GTGAGGTCCATACAGGCTCGTCTCAGTCTGGGATTGATCAGTGTGCTGCTTATCATAGGGCTGGTATTGGCTCAGACCAGCTTGTGGTTGTTTGAGCTGGGATTGCAGCGCTACCTGGAATCAGGGCTGCGCAATGAAAGCCAGAACCTGTTGGTAGCACTTGCGCGGGGTCCAGAAGGCCTTCAGCTGGATGAGCGTCACCTGACACCTGCCTACCAGCAGCCTTATTCGGGCCATTATTTCCAGGTCGACTTTCCGGGAGGGCATTGGCGCTCCCGCTCGCTGTGGGATATTGAGTTCCCCACCCCGGAAACGCCGGGTCTGCACACCAATTTCGAGCTGGGACAAAGCGGTCAGTCATTGCTGGTTCTGCGTGCGGACTACCGTCGATTCGGACAGGTGATTTCCATTACCGTGGCTCAAGACTACACGCCGGTGGAAGCCAGCTTTCAGCGTGTGCAGCAAATTGGCCTGGGTTTGGGGGGTGCGGCGTTGATTTTGATCCTCGTCCTGCAGCGCCTCACAGTATGTCGTGCGCTGAGGCCACTGGAGAATGCGCGAGAGCAGATCGCCCAGTTGCAGCAGGGGCTGCGCTCACAGCTTGATGATCAAGTGCCGGTCGAGCTTGAGCCGTTGGTTGCGCAGATCAACCACTTACTCGCTCATACCGAGGACAGCCTCAAGCGTTCACGCAATGCTCTCGGCAACATGGGGCATGCATTGAAAACGCCTCTCGCGGTGCTGGTGAGTCTGGCTGCCAGTGAAACGCTTGATGCTTACCCAGCCTTGCGCAGTACGTTGCGCGAACAACTGGAGCAGATTCAACAGCGCCTGACCCGTGAATTGAACCGTGCACGCCTGTCTGGAGACGCCTTGCCCGGTGCGCAGTTCGATTGTGACGCCGAGTTGCCGGGGCTGTTCGCAACACTGGGTATGATCCATGGCGATCACTTGGAAATGAGCTGGGTGGTTACGCCCGGCCTGCGTTTGCCATGGGACAGGGAGGATCTTCTTGAATTGATGGGCAATCTGCTGGACAACGCCTGCAAGTGGGCCGACAGCGTGGTGCGTCTGAGTATTACGCACCGGTCGAAGAGTTATTGTTTGCTGATCGATGATGACGGCCCTGGTATTCCTGAGACTCGTCGCGACGAGGTGCTCGGCCGTGGGTCACGGCTGGATGAACAGGTCAACGGCCACGGCTTGGGACTAGGTATCGTGCGTGACATTGTCGATGCATGGGGCGGTCAGCTGAAGTTGCTGTCCAGCCCTCTGGGCGGGCTTCAGGTACACATTGATCTTCCCGAGCGAACGATGCTCGATCACTCGGGTACCACCGTTAATTTCCATTGA
- the nuoL gene encoding NADH-quinone oxidoreductase subunit L, with translation MNLLFLTFVFPLIGFLLLAFSRGRISENLAALIGVGSIGLSAIVTAWIIWQFNVAPPEGGHYTQLLWRWMSVDGFEPNFALYLDGLSVTMMGVVVGVGFLIHLFASWYMRGEAGYSRFFAYTNLFIASMLFLILGDNLLFLYLGWEGVGLCSYLLIGFYYSNRNNGNAALKAFVVTRIGDVFMAIGLFILFQQLGTLNIQELLVRAPEHFSAGDFWIVLATLMLLGGAVGKSAQLPLQTWLADAMAGPTPVSALIHAATMVTAGVYLIARTHGLFELAPDVLHLVGIVGGVTLVLAGFAALVQTDIKRILAYSTMSQIGYMFLALGVGAWEGAIFHLMTHAFFKALLFLASGAVIVACHHEQNIFKMGGLWKKLPLAYASFIVGGAALSALPLLTAGFYSKDEILWEAFASGNHALLYAGLVGAFMTSLYTFRLIFITFHGEAKTEAHAGHGIAHWLPLSVLIILSTFIGALITPPLAGVLPQSVGHAGGEAKHSLEIASGAIAMAGILLAAMLFLGKRRFATAVANSAPGRFLTTWWFAAWGFDWLYDKLFVKPYLMISHVLRKDPLDHTIGLIPRLVKGSHNALSRTETGQLRWYAASMAAGAVLVLGAIVLVAV, from the coding sequence ATGAACCTTCTCTTTCTGACTTTCGTATTCCCCCTGATCGGTTTCCTGTTGCTCGCGTTCTCCCGTGGACGCATCTCGGAAAACCTTGCCGCGCTGATCGGCGTTGGCTCCATCGGACTGTCGGCCATCGTGACAGCCTGGATCATCTGGCAATTCAACGTCGCACCGCCTGAGGGTGGTCACTACACCCAACTGCTGTGGCGCTGGATGTCAGTGGACGGCTTCGAACCGAACTTCGCCCTGTACCTTGATGGTCTGTCCGTGACCATGATGGGTGTGGTGGTGGGTGTAGGCTTCCTGATCCACCTGTTCGCTTCCTGGTACATGCGCGGTGAGGCCGGTTACTCGCGCTTCTTCGCCTACACCAACCTGTTCATCGCCAGCATGCTGTTCCTGATCCTCGGCGATAACCTGTTGTTCCTGTACCTGGGTTGGGAAGGCGTGGGCCTGTGCAGCTATCTGTTGATCGGTTTCTACTACAGCAACCGCAACAACGGTAACGCCGCGCTCAAGGCCTTTGTCGTCACCCGCATCGGCGACGTGTTCATGGCCATTGGCCTGTTCATCCTGTTCCAGCAACTGGGTACGCTAAATATCCAGGAGCTTCTGGTGCGTGCACCGGAGCATTTCAGTGCCGGTGATTTCTGGATTGTGCTGGCAACCTTGATGCTGCTCGGTGGTGCGGTCGGTAAATCCGCGCAACTGCCGCTGCAAACCTGGCTGGCAGATGCAATGGCGGGCCCAACGCCTGTGTCGGCATTGATCCACGCCGCGACCATGGTGACCGCCGGTGTCTACCTGATCGCACGGACCCACGGTCTGTTCGAACTGGCACCCGATGTCCTGCATCTGGTCGGTATCGTCGGTGGCGTAACGCTGGTGTTGGCAGGTTTCGCGGCATTGGTGCAAACCGACATCAAACGTATCCTTGCCTACTCGACGATGAGCCAGATCGGCTACATGTTCCTGGCGCTGGGTGTGGGTGCCTGGGAAGGCGCGATTTTCCACTTGATGACTCACGCCTTCTTCAAGGCGCTGCTGTTCCTCGCGTCCGGTGCGGTGATCGTTGCCTGCCACCACGAGCAGAACATCTTCAAGATGGGCGGTCTGTGGAAAAAACTGCCACTGGCCTACGCCAGCTTCATCGTCGGTGGCGCTGCGTTGTCTGCCCTGCCACTGCTGACCGCCGGTTTCTACTCCAAGGATGAGATTCTTTGGGAAGCCTTCGCCAGCGGTAACCATGCGCTGCTGTATGCAGGCCTGGTCGGCGCGTTCATGACGTCCCTGTATACCTTCCGCCTGATCTTCATCACCTTCCACGGTGAAGCGAAGACCGAAGCGCACGCCGGTCACGGTATTGCTCACTGGCTGCCGCTGTCGGTGCTGATCATTCTGTCGACCTTTATCGGCGCACTGATCACCCCACCCTTGGCCGGTGTCTTGCCGCAGAGCGTCGGCCATGCCGGTGGTGAAGCCAAGCACAGTCTGGAAATCGCCTCGGGGGCCATTGCCATGGCCGGTATCCTGCTCGCGGCCATGCTGTTTCTCGGCAAGCGTCGCTTTGCTACTGCTGTCGCCAACAGCGCTCCGGGGCGGTTCCTTACGACCTGGTGGTTCGCGGCATGGGGCTTCGACTGGCTGTACGACAAGCTGTTCGTCAAACCTTATCTGATGATCAGCCATGTGCTGCGCAAAGACCCACTCGACCACACCATTGGTTTGATCCCGCGTCTGGTCAAGGGCAGTCATAACGCCCTGAGCCGCACCGAGACCGGCCAACTGCGTTGGTACGCTGCCTCAATGGCTGCAGGCGCTGTATTGGTGCTAGGCGCCATCGTGCTGGTTGCGGTCTGA
- the nuoN gene encoding NADH-quinone oxidoreductase subunit NuoN, whose product MDLTIQHFIALAPLLITSATIVVVMLGIAWRRNHSQTFLLTVAGLNLALLSIYPALKVAPLVVTPLLKIDNFACLYMALILASTLACVTLAHAYLGEKASGYPGNREELYLLILLASAGGLVLVSAQHLAGLFIGLELLSVPVYGMVAYAFFNKRSLEGGIKYMVLSAAGSAFLLFGMALLYAEAGSLSFSGIGLALAATGLPSPIATLGLGMMLVGLAFKLSLVPFHLWTPDVYEGAPAPVAAFLATASKVAVFAVLVRLFQISPAASSGVLHDVLAVIAVASILIGNLLALTQTNLKRLLGYSSIAHFGYLMIALVASNGIAVEAIGVYLVTYVITTLGAFGVVTLMSSPYSGRDADALFEYRGLFWRRPYLTAVMTLMMLSLAGIPLTAGFIGKFYIITTGVESHLWWLLGSLVIGSAIGVFYYLRVMVTLYLVEPKLHRHDAPFNWAQRAGGVMLLVIAVLAFVLGVYPQPLLDMVQHAGLQLVS is encoded by the coding sequence ATGGACCTGACGATTCAACACTTTATTGCGCTTGCGCCGCTGCTGATTACCAGCGCCACGATTGTCGTGGTGATGCTGGGTATCGCTTGGCGTCGCAATCATTCGCAAACATTCCTGCTCACCGTGGCCGGACTCAACCTGGCACTCCTGTCGATCTACCCGGCGCTTAAAGTTGCGCCACTGGTGGTGACACCTCTGCTGAAAATCGATAATTTCGCCTGCTTGTACATGGCGCTGATTCTGGCCTCGACCTTGGCGTGCGTGACCTTGGCGCACGCCTATCTCGGCGAGAAGGCTTCGGGCTACCCCGGTAACCGCGAAGAGCTTTACCTGCTGATTCTGCTGGCGTCTGCCGGTGGTCTGGTATTGGTCAGCGCGCAACACCTGGCAGGCCTGTTCATCGGTCTGGAACTGCTGTCGGTGCCGGTCTACGGTATGGTGGCTTACGCCTTTTTCAACAAGCGCTCACTCGAAGGCGGCATCAAGTACATGGTGCTGTCGGCCGCAGGGTCTGCATTCCTGTTGTTCGGTATGGCGCTTCTGTATGCCGAAGCTGGCAGCTTGAGCTTCAGCGGTATCGGTTTGGCCCTGGCGGCGACCGGCCTGCCTAGTCCGATTGCGACATTGGGCCTGGGCATGATGTTGGTGGGCCTGGCATTCAAGCTGTCACTGGTGCCATTCCACCTGTGGACCCCGGACGTTTACGAGGGTGCCCCTGCACCGGTGGCGGCTTTCCTGGCCACCGCGAGTAAAGTTGCAGTGTTCGCTGTCCTGGTGCGACTGTTCCAGATATCCCCGGCGGCCAGCAGTGGCGTGCTCCACGATGTGCTGGCGGTCATTGCAGTCGCTTCGATTCTGATCGGCAACCTGCTGGCGCTGACTCAGACCAACCTCAAGCGTCTGCTCGGTTATTCGTCTATCGCCCACTTCGGCTACCTGATGATCGCACTGGTTGCCAGCAATGGCATCGCAGTCGAGGCGATCGGCGTGTACCTGGTGACCTACGTGATCACCACACTCGGCGCTTTCGGTGTCGTCACCCTGATGTCCTCGCCTTACAGCGGTCGTGACGCAGACGCTCTGTTCGAATACCGTGGCCTGTTCTGGCGTCGTCCGTACCTGACTGCAGTGATGACCTTGATGATGCTATCGCTGGCGGGTATCCCGCTGACGGCCGGCTTCATCGGTAAGTTCTACATCATCACCACGGGCGTCGAGTCGCACCTGTGGTGGTTGTTGGGTTCGCTAGTCATCGGCAGCGCCATTGGCGTGTTCTATTACCTGCGAGTGATGGTCACACTGTACCTGGTCGAGCCCAAGCTGCACCGTCACGATGCTCCATTCAACTGGGCACAACGTGCCGGCGGTGTGATGCTGCTGGTGATTGCAGTCCTGGCCTTCGTTCTGGGTGTCTACCCACAACCATTGCTGGACATGGTGCAACACGCAGGCCTGCAACTGGTCAGCTGA
- the nuoI gene encoding NADH-quinone oxidoreductase subunit NuoI — protein MLKYLFDIVHGTYTQLRSLVMVFSHAFRKRDTLQYPEEPVYLPPRYRGRIVLTRDPDGEERCVACNLCAVACPVGCISLQKAETDDGRWYPEFFRINFSRCIFCGLCEEACPTTAIQLTPDFEMAEFKRQDLVYEKEDLLISGPGKNPDYNFYRVAGMAIAGKPKGSAQNEAEPINVKSLLP, from the coding sequence ATGCTCAAGTATCTGTTTGACATCGTGCATGGCACCTACACCCAGCTTCGCAGCCTGGTGATGGTGTTCTCCCATGCATTTCGCAAGCGCGACACGCTGCAGTACCCGGAAGAGCCGGTGTACCTGCCGCCGCGCTACCGCGGCCGTATTGTCCTGACCCGCGACCCTGACGGTGAAGAGCGTTGCGTAGCCTGCAACCTGTGCGCCGTGGCCTGCCCGGTTGGCTGCATCTCGTTGCAGAAAGCCGAAACCGACGACGGTCGTTGGTACCCGGAGTTTTTCCGCATCAACTTCTCGCGCTGCATTTTCTGTGGCCTCTGCGAGGAAGCCTGCCCGACCACCGCGATCCAGCTGACACCGGATTTCGAAATGGCCGAGTTCAAACGTCAGGATCTGGTTTACGAGAAGGAAGATCTGCTGATCTCCGGCCCTGGTAAAAACCCTGATTACAACTTCTATCGCGTTGCCGGTATGGCCATCGCCGGTAAGCCTAAAGGCTCCGCGCAGAATGAAGCCGAACCGATCAATGTGAAGAGCTTGCTGCCTTAA
- a CDS encoding PepSY domain-containing protein, whose translation MKAVTALLTVAALTFTAGIALARDLGPGEALKLRDAGTIQSFEKLDADALAKHPGSAITDTGLEEEYGKHVYQVELRDLQGVDWGVEVDAASGQVLKDHQDT comes from the coding sequence ATGAAAGCCGTCACAGCACTGCTCACTGTCGCAGCTCTTACGTTTACCGCAGGTATCGCCCTGGCTCGGGATTTAGGCCCGGGTGAGGCGTTGAAGTTAAGAGATGCGGGTACTATTCAGTCATTCGAAAAGCTTGATGCTGACGCGTTGGCTAAACACCCTGGCTCAGCGATTACCGATACCGGGCTTGAAGAGGAATACGGCAAGCATGTCTATCAGGTCGAACTGCGTGACCTGCAGGGCGTTGATTGGGGTGTGGAAGTGGACGCCGCCAGCGGCCAGGTTCTCAAGGACCATCAGGACACGTAA
- a CDS encoding response regulator transcription factor, translating to MRLLLVEDHVPLADELVAGLKRQGYAVDWLADGRDAVYQGGSEPYDLIILDLGLPGLPGLDVLQQWRASGLATPVLILTARGSWAERIEGLKAGADDYLSKPFHPEELQLRIQALLRRSHGLANKPRLEAAGLHLDEGRQCVAQGSVEIQLTAAEFRLLRYFMLHPEQILSKSHLAEHLYDGESERDSNVIEVHVNHLRRKLGRTVIETRRGQGYRFGEEVE from the coding sequence ATGCGGCTGTTACTGGTTGAAGACCATGTGCCGCTGGCAGATGAACTGGTCGCCGGGCTTAAACGCCAGGGCTATGCAGTAGACTGGCTTGCCGATGGACGTGACGCGGTGTATCAGGGGGGCAGTGAACCCTATGATTTGATTATCCTGGACCTGGGGCTTCCCGGTTTGCCGGGTCTCGACGTACTTCAGCAATGGCGTGCCAGTGGTTTGGCTACCCCGGTCTTGATTCTGACCGCCCGAGGCTCATGGGCTGAGCGCATTGAAGGGCTCAAGGCGGGTGCCGATGACTACCTGAGCAAACCTTTTCACCCTGAAGAGCTACAGCTGCGAATTCAAGCATTGCTGCGGCGGTCACATGGCCTGGCCAATAAGCCCAGGCTAGAGGCAGCGGGTTTGCATCTGGATGAGGGCCGTCAATGCGTGGCCCAGGGCAGCGTTGAAATTCAGCTGACCGCAGCTGAATTTCGTTTGCTGCGCTACTTCATGCTGCATCCCGAGCAGATATTGTCCAAAAGCCATTTGGCCGAGCATCTCTACGACGGTGAAAGCGAACGCGACTCAAATGTGATCGAAGTTCATGTCAATCACCTGCGGCGCAAACTTGGCCGCACGGTGATCGAGACGCGTCGTGGTCAAGGCTATCGCTTCGGTGAGGAAGTCGAGTGA
- the nuoK gene encoding NADH-quinone oxidoreductase subunit NuoK yields the protein MNAIPLEHGLAVAGILFCLGLVGLMVRRNILFVLMSLEIMMNASALAFVVAGSRWAQPDGQIMFILVISLAAAEASIGLAILMQLYRRFHTLDIDAASEMRG from the coding sequence ATGAATGCAATCCCTCTTGAACACGGTCTGGCGGTCGCCGGCATCCTGTTCTGCCTCGGTCTGGTCGGCCTGATGGTACGGCGCAACATCCTCTTCGTGCTGATGAGCCTGGAGATCATGATGAACGCGTCTGCTCTGGCGTTCGTCGTTGCCGGTAGCCGTTGGGCGCAGCCGGATGGACAAATCATGTTCATCCTGGTGATCAGCCTTGCAGCCGCCGAGGCCAGTATCGGCCTGGCGATCCTGATGCAGCTGTATCGCCGCTTCCACACTCTCGATATCGACGCTGCCAGCGAGATGCGCGGATGA
- the nuoJ gene encoding NADH-quinone oxidoreductase subunit J: MEFAFYFASGIAVVSTLRVITNTNPVHALLYLIISLIAVAMTFFSLGAPFAGVLEVIAYAGAIMVLFVFVVMMLNLGPASVQQERTWLKPGIWIGPMALGVVLLAELLYVLFANPSGAAIGHTTVDAKAVGISLFGPYLLVVELASMLLLAAAVTAFHLGRNEAKE; the protein is encoded by the coding sequence ATGGAATTCGCTTTCTATTTCGCATCCGGCATCGCTGTTGTGTCCACCCTTCGGGTGATCACCAACACGAACCCGGTGCACGCCCTGCTCTACCTGATCATTTCGTTGATCGCCGTCGCCATGACCTTTTTCAGCCTCGGTGCTCCCTTTGCCGGCGTACTGGAAGTCATCGCTTACGCAGGCGCCATCATGGTCCTGTTCGTGTTTGTGGTGATGATGTTGAATCTGGGCCCTGCCTCGGTGCAGCAAGAACGTACCTGGCTCAAACCCGGTATCTGGATCGGCCCGATGGCGCTGGGCGTAGTGCTGCTCGCCGAGCTGCTCTACGTGCTGTTCGCCAATCCGAGCGGCGCTGCCATCGGTCACACCACGGTGGATGCCAAAGCGGTAGGTATCAGCCTGTTTGGTCCTTATCTGCTGGTGGTGGAACTTGCCTCGATGCTGCTCCTCGCAGCAGCGGTAACGGCATTCCATCTCGGCCGCAACGAGGCGAAGGAGTAA
- a CDS encoding peptidase: protein MKVSEHPYRFFALLLALFCSELCARDLDQDEALKLRQQGVIQPLDQLIGLALGRYPGSKLLEAELEEKHGVYLYDIELLTVEGVVRELKFDARDSRLLKDKEDD, encoded by the coding sequence ATGAAAGTAAGCGAGCATCCTTACAGGTTTTTCGCATTGCTCCTGGCTCTGTTCTGCTCTGAGCTGTGCGCGCGGGACCTGGATCAGGACGAAGCGCTGAAATTACGCCAGCAAGGAGTGATCCAGCCGCTCGATCAACTGATAGGGCTAGCTCTGGGGCGTTACCCAGGCTCAAAGCTGTTGGAGGCTGAGCTTGAGGAGAAACACGGCGTATACCTCTATGACATAGAGTTGCTGACTGTGGAAGGTGTGGTTCGGGAGTTGAAGTTCGACGCTCGCGACAGTCGATTATTAAAGGACAAGGAAGATGATTGA